The following are from one region of the Primulina eburnea isolate SZY01 chromosome 17, ASM2296580v1, whole genome shotgun sequence genome:
- the LOC140818728 gene encoding UDP-glycosyltransferase 86A1-like translates to MAKPMTCKLHAIVIPVPYQGHINPAIALAIKLASKGITVTFIHTRYVHDTLTKIHHDNTRNEVDFFSEARKSGLDIRYSTISDGFPMDFDRGLHYDVFWESLLRDFPARVDEFVGNMILFDPSSTFFLIVDTFFSWSTTIAKKYNLENVSFWTQTALALSIGYHLDLLSENGHLPTKDNVEEEITYLPGIEAISTKDLMAYLKESETTTKAHFVSTKAFEEAKNADFILCNIVEELEFHALSALKQKLPTYAVGPVNFITDCTTPTITSSLWAESDCEKWLQSKRPGSVLYVSFGSLAQISKQEIQEIAYGILLSEVNFIWIVRADIVSFDESHALPDGFEDDAKDKGLIVPWCDQINVLSNPAVGLFLTHCGWNSMVESIWCGVPMICHPFIYDQPTNRKLIVEDLKVGINLVDGVSVHREEVAEKIKNSMSGPVGLRLRQEVEKAKIISHNAIEVNGSSHRNLEQFIQDLENKIRS, encoded by the exons ATGGCGAAGCCAATGACTTGCAAACTTCATGCTATTGTCATCCCAGTTCCTTACCAAGGACATATCAACCCAGCCATCGCTCTAGCAATCAAACTCGCTTCCAAGGGCATCACAGTAACGTTCATCCACACTCGATATGTTCACGACACACTCACTAAAATCCATCATGATAACACCAGAAACGAAGTCGATTTCTTCTCCGAAGCCCGGAAATCCGGACTCGACATACGTTACAGCACGATCAGCGACGGCTTCCCGATGGATTTCGACCGGGGCCTTCATTACGATGTCTTCTGGGAGTCCCTCTTACGAGATTTCCCGGCTCGGGTCGACGAATTTGTAGGGAACATGATCCTGTTCGATCCATCTTCGACGTTTTTCTTGATCGTTGACACTTTTTTCTCGTGGTCTACGACGATTGCCAAAAAGTACAACCTCGAAAATGTTTCGTTTTGGACACAAACAGCGTTGGCTCTTTCCATTGGGTATCACCTGGATCTCCTGTCTGAAAATGGCCACTTGCCGACTAAAG ACAACGTTGAGGAAGAAATAACATACCTGCCTGGAATTGAGGCAATAAGCACAAAAGACTTGATGGCTTATTTAAAAGAATCGGAAACAACAACAAAAGCACACTTTGTTTCAACCAAGGCATTCGAAGAGGCGAAGAATGCCGATTTTATCTTATGTAACATAGTGGAAGAACTGGAATTTCACGCCCTCTCAGCTCTCAAACAGAAACTACCAACTTATGCGGTTGGCCCTGTAAATTTCATCACAGATTGTACAACTCCTACAATCACCAGTAGTTTATGGGCTGAATCCGACTGCGAAAAATGGCTCCAATCAAAGCGTCCGGGCTCGGTTTTGTACGTCTCATTCGGCAGCCTTGCTCAGATCAGTAAGCAAGAGATTCAAGAAATAGCATACGGGATACTACTTAGTGAAGTAAACTTCATATGGATAGTTCGAGCCGATATCGTGAGCTTTGATGAATCGCATGCTTTACCGGATGGATTCGAAGATGATGCTAAAGACAAAGGGTTGATTGTTCCATGGTGTGACCAAATCAACGTTCTTTCGAACCCCGCAGTTGGATTGTTTTTGACTCATTGTGGCTGGAATTCGATGGTCGAGAGTATTTGGTGTGGCGTTCCGATGATTTGTCATCCGTTTATATATGATCAACCTACGAATAGGAAATTGATAGTCGAAGATTTGAAGGTTGGGATTAATCTTGTAGACGGAGTTTCAGTTCATAGGGAAGAGGTTGCAGAAAAGATCAAGAATTCGATGAGTGGACCTGTTGGACTGAGGCTGAGGCAGGAAGTGGAAAAGGCAAAGATAATATCGCACAATGCAATAGAAGTTAATGGATCCTCTCACAGAAACTTGGAGCAATTCATTCAGGATTTGGAGAACAAAATTCGTTCATGA
- the LOC140818727 gene encoding UDP-glycosyltransferase 86A1-like → MVKPITCKLHAIVIPLPYQGHINPAIALAIKLASKGITVTFIHTQYIHHTLTLTHHDHKTVGNEVDFFSEARKSGLDIRYSTVSDGFPLDFDRGLHFEDFWESFLRDFPARVDEFIGNMIRRSDPSSTCFLIADTFFSWSTKIAEKHSLVNVSFWTQTALALSIGYHLDLLSQNGHFPTKDNVEEEITYLPGIEAITTKDLPANLKESETTKQAQIISIKAFEEVKKADFILLNTMEELEFHALSALNRLQPCYAVGPVNFIRDCTPPTITKSLWAESDCEKWLQSKRPGSVLYVSFGSLAQISKQEIQEIAYGILLSEVNFIWIVRADIVSFDEAHALPDGFEDDAKDKGLIVPWCDQINVLSNPAVGLFLTHCGWNSVVESIWCGVPMICHPFLFDQPTNMKLIVEDFKVGIKLSDGVSVHREEVAGKIKNLMSEPVRLRQRQEVDKAKIILHNAIEVNGSSDRNLDQFIQDLKNKICS, encoded by the exons ATGGTGAAGCCAATTACTTGCAAACTTCATGCTATTGTGATACCACTTCCTTACCAAGGCCATATCAACCCAGCCATCGCTTTGGCAATCAAACTAGCTTCCAAAGGCATCACGGTAACGTTCATCCACACACAATACATTCACCACACGCTCACTCTAACCCATCACGATCATAAGACGGTCGGAAATGAAGTCGATTTCTTCTCGGAAGCACGAAAATCCGGGCTCGACATACGCTACAGCACGGTCAGCGATGGCTTCCCGTTGGATTTCGATCGGGGCCTTCATTTCGAAGACTTCTGGGAGTCCTTCTTACGAGATTTCCCGGCTCGGGTGGATGAATTCATAGGGAACATGATCCGTCGGAGTGATCCATCTTCGACGTGTTTCTTGATTGCTGACACTTTCTTCTCGTGGTCTACGAAGATTGCCGAAAAGCATAGCCTCGTAAATGTTTCGTTTTGGACGCAAACAGCGTTGGCACTCTCCATTGGGTATCACTTGGATCTGCTGTCTCAAAATGGCCACTTTCCAACTAAAG ACaatgttgaggaagaaataacGTACCTACCTGGAATTGAGGCAATAACCACAAAAGACTTGCCGGCTAATTTAAAGGAATCGGAAACAACAAAACAAGCGCAAATAATTTCAATCAAGGCATTTGAAGAGGTGAAGAAGGCAGATTTTATCTTACTCAACACAATGGAAGAACTCGAATTTCACGCTCTCTCAGCTCTCAACCGGCTACAGCCTTGTTATGCGGTCGGCCCTGTAAATTTCATCAGAGATTGTACTCCACCTACAATCACCAAGAGTTTATGGGCTGAATCCGACTGCGAAAAATGGCTCCAATCGAAGCGTCCGGGCTCGGTTTTGTACGTCTCATTCGGCAGCCTTGCTCAGATCAGTAAGCAAGAGATTCAAGAAATAGCATATGGGATACTACTTAGTGAAGTAAACTTCATATGGATAGTTCGAGCTGATATCGTGAGCTTCGATGAAGCGCACGCTTTACCGGATGGATTCGAAGATGATGCTAAAGATAAAGGGTTGATTGTTCCGTGGTGTGATCAGATCAACGTTCTTTCGAACCCCGCAGTTGGATTGTTTTTGACTCATTGTGGATGGAATTCGGTGGTCGAGAGTATTTGGTGTGGCGTTCCGATGATTTGTCATCCGTTTTTATTTGATCAACCTACGAATATGAAATTGATAGTTGAAGATTTTAAGGTTGGCATTAAACTTTCAGATGGAGTTTCGGTTCACAGGGAAGAAGTTGCAGGAAAGATAAAAAATTTGATGAGTGAACCTGTTAGACTGAGGCAGAGGCAGGAAGTGGATAAAGCGAAGATAATATTGCACAATGCAATAGAAGTTAATGGATCCTCAGACAGAAATTTGGATCAATTCATTCAggatttgaagaacaaaatttgtTCTTGA
- the LOC140818675 gene encoding uncharacterized protein, with product MSTDGTTSPSPAVPETIFSAGSSSIGFHTLKRVATPADETMLLASKAGDLMMESFNLLLASGQMARAAFEKMGAYQKSTEARAASAQALHDEAQARIVQLQELHADALLGQSTTIDCLQGQLGEARAEIVSLKAQLEKAEARVEKLDLDARAALDNFVLATQRVAELEATLAAREADLKARAILEEEWRAAFLATAEFQQLVINKAFPYFKAGFNKCKAQVREAGLLPLEKKGILDLARAVNSLPEDGAELPAEEESEVEEDSGPETAS from the exons ATGTCTACAGATGGCACTACTTCCCCCTCCCCCGCAGTGCCCGAGACCATTTTCTCGGCCGGAAGTTCGTCGATAGGCTTCCACACGCTGAAGCGAGTGGCAACTCCTGCCGATGAGACCATGCTTCTGGCTTCGAAGGCCGGGGATCTGATGATGGAGAGTTTCAATCTCCTACTAGCT AGCGGGCAAATGGCTAGAGCGGCCTTTGAGAAGATGGGTGCTTATCAAAAAAGCACTGAGGCCCGGGCAGCCTCCGCCCAGGCTCTCCATGATGAGGCCCAGGCCCGCATAGTTCAGCTCCAAGAGCTCCATGCGGATGCCCTCCTTGGCCAGAGCACCACAATAGACTGCTTGCAGGGCCAGCTCGGGGAGGCTCGGGCAGAAATCGTCTCGCTGAAGGCTCAATTGGAGAAGGCAGAGGCCAGGGTTGAAAAGTTAGATTTAGATGCACGGGCTGCCCTGGATAATTTCGTGCTGGCCACTCAGAGGGTGGCTGAGCTGGAGGCTACTCTTGCAGCCCGGGAAGCGGATCTTAAGGCTCGGGCCATTTTAGAAGAGGAGTGGCGGGCTGCTTTCCTTGCTACTGCAGAATTTCAGCAGCTGGTGATAAATAAAGCATTTCCTTATTTCAAGGCGGGCTTTAATAAATGCAAAGCGCAAGTGAGGGAAGCCGGCCTTCTGCCTCTGGAAAAGAAAGGCATACTGGACTTAGCCCGGGCTGTTAACTCCCTGCCCGAGGACGGTGCTGAGCTCCCGGCTGAGGAGGAATCCGAGGTGGAGGAGGACTCGGGGCCAGAGACTGCTTCTTAA